The Phacochoerus africanus isolate WHEZ1 chromosome 9, ROS_Pafr_v1, whole genome shotgun sequence genomic sequence agatctcaagttgctgtggttgtggtgtaggctggcagctgcagctccaattcgacccctggcctgggaacttccatgtgccacaggtgtggccctgaaaagcaaaacaaaaacaaaaacaaaaaaaaacccaggcatGTAGAGAGCTGAGCACAGTGCCTGTGCAGAGTAACAGTTCTATAAATTGTTACTCTAAGTGATCATAGCTTAGTGTCAACCAGAAACGCAACCCCAAAAGGAAGTAAAATTCCACGGGTAACAAGAGGAACACTCACTATGATCCGCCTCAAACTGCAAACTCTCTATTAAAAGAGAAGGTGTGTGGTTAGCAGCACGTGTTTATTGACCCACGATGGTCCAGCTTCCAACATTCCATCTGCCACAGCACAACCTGCAGAGCAGGGTCAGGTGGAGACAAAGTACTGACCAGGAGGGGACCTGACAGGGGACGTCTGGGGCGTTGCCACAGTTTGTAAAAACTTTACGAGCTGTACACTTTTGTGCTCTCATCTGTTATATTTCAACAAAGAGGTGAAAACGAGAGCAACCTTCTCAGGATACAGGCATATGGATACCCTGAGATTAAAAGGGTTAAGAGTAAGATAAATTCTCTACACTTCACTGCTTGcccaaagaagagaaatagaTGGTGCACTACAGACTCAGCTACAAGAAGGAAGATGCATGATTTTTCACCAGCTTTTGATAATCTGTGACATTTTGAAagtaaaagttggagttcctgtcatggctcagtagtaacgcaccaactagtatccttgaggatgtgggtttgatccctggccccgctagtcagttaaggatctggtattgccgttagctgtggtgtaggccggtcctggcctgggaacttccatctgctgcaggtatggctctaaaaagacaaaacgaacaaaaaacaaaaaaacaaacaaaaaagaaagtgaaagcttTTTCATTAGGATTCTAGctggttgatttttgctttttggctgtgcctgcagcatgtggaagttcgggccagggatagaacccttgccacagcagtgagccgggccacagcagtgacaacgctggattctcaaccTGAGGCGTCACAAGAGAACgcctggttggttggtttttataAACGTGTCTCCATTGACCAAGACCAATAAATTGTACCTGAGGTGAAAAGGAACTGAAGTTAAAACTAACAATCATCTTATCAAAAGGAAGCGTAAGAAACCTAACCCATTTTCCAGGTCAGAATTTCAGGCTCcaatacaatgagacaccaaggtcaaatgttttcactgacatgtggaatctgagaaaaaggacagactgaacttctttgcagaacagatgctgactcacagacattgaaaagcttatggtctttggaggagacagtttggggggtggggggatgtgcttgggctgtgggatggaaatcctgtgacactggattgtgatgatcattatacaactacagatgtgataaattcatttgagtaataaaaaaacaataaaaaataaaaaaataaaaaaaagaatttcaggctCCATCTGCCTCTTGCATGCCTCTCTGGAGAGAACCCAattggcaaatatttactgagttcctatcacatgccaggccctgctctgggtGTAGAAATTGGAGTTTGGAACCTCAGTATGGGAACACAACAGCTCAAAGAGGGACAGGGCAGAATCATGTAACAGGTCAATGCCATGAGAGTGACAGGCAATGACGTCAGAGAGCTCACAGGTGCGGCGGGCAGGGTCATGTCCGCCAGGCAAGTGCAGGGAAGGCCTCGTGACAGGGGTGGTACCCACGCTGAGTCTTCCAAGATGTGCAGGTGTGTCCTAGGCAGGCAGGGAGGTGCAGCATTCCAGAAGAGGAGCAGAGTGGACAGACAGATGGGGCAAGGCTCAGTGGGGCACACTGAGGGAAGCTGCCAGGGGGCAAGGATGGTCAAGGGCAAGGCCAGGTATGAATGTGAGGTTCTAGAGAGACCCCCCTTAGGAAGGCCTTATTTGCCCTCCAAGGAGTGTGGCCTTCTGTGGGTGATGGGAGATCCCCCAAGGGCTTAAGCTAGGACATGACAGGCTCAGTTCCGAGTTGTGGAAGAACACTCACTCCGGCTACAACACAGAGGATGGAGTAGCTGGAAGCAGTGCCAGAGGGAGCTTGGGGCACCAGTAAGGGGGTTTTGCAGTTGTCGGGCAAGGGTTTGAACTATGCCAGGGGAGTTGGGGCTTGATTCCCGAATGGCTAAGAATCTGTAGGGCTTGGTTCCCAAATGGCCCAAGGGTATTTGAGGGAGGAAAGAATCTTAGATGACCCCAGGTTTTTCACTTGGGTGACACTGAGTGACATTGGTGGTGCTACTCACAGGATGAAATACACCTGTGCAACCAGCACCCTGATCAAGGGAGGCAGGTGGTGGCCTTAGGTTCTGGACATGCAAATTTGAGACACCAGGAACCAGAGTAGCAGGTAAGTTGCAAGAAGAAGTCAGTAGAGGAAATCAGGAGAGGAGATAGCTGATTAGCAAGGTCCTGAGTCCTGGAGGGAGGTGGAGGCAAGCAATAGGTAGAGATAGATTTACCCTTAAACTGAAAGCATGGAATTCCTTGGTGACCtaatgggttaaagacccagtgctgtcactgctatggcttggatcactgctctggtgcaggctcagtccctgacccaggaacttctccatgctgtaagtatggccaaaaaaccaaaaccaaaagcaCAGCCCTAGGCTGAGCCCAGAGGCAAAGAAGTGAGCGGCTTTATATACAGGAGTTTGCTGGTCTGGGGTTGGGATGCTGAGGCCACTCCTGGCAGGTTGAAGGTTCTTAGAGGTGAGCAGAGCCTGGGAGCAAGCATGGGTCTGAGGACCACAGGGTACCAGGTGGCCATAGTGGGACCTGGGAGAGGAAAGTGACCAAAGTCACATAAAAGACTTGCTGAGGTGGGCCTGGGGGCCACGATAaggataaattctattttttaaaaaaatttactgtagGTTTTTAATTGTGTTACTGCTGTTTCCATCAACTTGGAAACAAATTGGTAACAAAAACTCAGTCCCCTAAATACAGGTACCTTTAAGGGGAAATAGACTTTGTTACAGAGACACAGGTGTAATTCAGTTTGGAGCAAAGATGTGGCAGTAGTAGacctgtcaggagttcccttcgtggcttggcagttaaagaacccgactaggacccatgaggatgtgggttcgatccctggactcgctcagtgggttaaggatctggtgttgccatgagctctagtgtaggtcacatacatggctggcacctggttgctgtggctgtggtataggctggcagctgtagctctgattcgaccccctagcctgggaacttccacgtgccgtgggtgtggccctaaaaagaaaaaaagaaaaaaagaggtagacCTGCCAAGGAGGCTGGGGCTTCTTGATGTTTTCTAGGGGAAGAAGGCAGTGCTCTTCCATCCAACACCATCCAACATATCCAGCATGAGGACCCCTCCTTGCCTCTGCAGACCCACTCTAGGTGCAAGTGGGACAGAAAGTGATGGACTCTCAACCTTTCTAGAAccaccatttgttattttcccaaaCTGGTTCCAGCCTAATTCCGCAATTTCAGCtaatcttatttcctttttttaaggacaTTTTGTGTTTCTAGCAGgtaaggaagaatgaaaaagaatttagttAGAATGGTTTTAAGAGTTTAATATaaactcccccccttttttttcatctttttagggctgcacccacagcatatggaggttcctaggctaggggttaaattggagctgcagctgccggcctacacaacagccacagcaacgtaggatctgagctgagtctgtgacctacatcacagcaatgccggatccttaacacactcagtgaggccagggatctaacctgcattctcatgcttactagtcagattcattttcactgggccataagggaactcctcaattcccCTTTCAAGTTGAGACTTAAAGAGAGGGCCAGTATCCTCTTTAACCCAAATTCCAGAATTGGCAGTCACCTAGGAAACCAACCCATGTACTCTCCCTTATGGGCAGGACGGCTCTTGTATCCTCCCAGACAGATGGGAATTTGCCTCCTAGTAAAATGGCACGAAGTTGGGTCATGGAACTTCCTGTTCACAACCTTTCCCCAGTACCCAGGTCTTCAGTAAAGTCTTGCCAAGGAGTGAAGGAATGCAATCAGTGATGGAGATTTCGTAGCCTGTGTGGTTTGGTGTAACAACTGCCACTTCCTTGTGTCAGTTGATTTTGGATACAGACGATCCTCCTTGGGAGACCATTTGGCACCTTAGCCAAAGCTGCCGCTCCAAGTGCTGGTTGACACATAGGATGCAGAGTTAGCAAAGGGCAGTGGAGAGGCATGTACACTGGTCATGCACACAAGACGGGGTTCACCCAAGGGTGTGCTCTGTGAAgcatgtggttttcttttcctatatgtCTTGGATCACTTCCagcctggggcaggaggtggaTGGGGTGGGGAAATGAAATGTGGGTTGACTAATAGTCAAGttcaagttttatttgtttgttttttttgtgtgtgttttgcttgtttgtttttaatggttgcacccgcagcatatggaagttccagagccagggactgaatccaagtggcagctgcagcctacactgcagctgcagcaatgccagatcctttagcccaccgtgccaggtgggggatcaaacctctgcagccacccgagccactgcagttagattcttaacccactgtgccacagcaggaactccaagttcaggTTTTTAACACATGTGAAAAGACAGACTGAAGAGAAGAATGGGACTCTACTTTATTAGGCAAAATGGAGCATCCACCTGTAAGAACCAAGGTGCCTTCTGAGGGCAGGCCCCATGCATAGGAGAGAAAAGCCTTATTtaccctcctcttccctcctaaCCCCTTCACCTGCTATCATCCCCCGTCTTTACTGTTTCACAGTTCAAAGACTCAAGAACAAAGCCCTGGTGGCATCACAAGATCAAGTGCAACATGTGTAGGATAACTCTGAAGCCCAAATCTCTCCAGGGGACAGATGATGTGTCCTTCTTAAAAACAATGTTCTCTGTATACAAACGCTACCAGAATTCTAGATCTGCACATAGAAGATAAAAATCTAAGAACAGGGGAATGACAAGTGAACAGAACAAAGAATATGGGCTGCGTATGAACGGGGCGGGGTGGAGGGTAAAGACACAAGGCCACCCTGCAGAGTGTGGAACTGTTTCACCTTTGATGAGACAGAAATACAGTCCGTTGGGGGGAGGCAGCTTGGCgagggatggggggcgggggctctgACTTCATCTGATACTCACAATAGAAAACCCTGAAAGAATAAGTGGGACACCCCTCCCCGTCCCCCCGCAGCCAACTTACCCCAGGATGGTAAGCAGAGGCAAGATCAAACACATACAGCTCCTCCGTTTATGCCTTTCCTGGCAGGCCCTGTACAACCCATATCAATGGAAAGGTTCCGGGACACTGGTTCCAGGCCAGACTCCCTCGTGTCTCTCGGTGTTCCTGATGCTTTCTAGAACTAGAAAAGGGCTTTACCGTCACGTGGATGACTCAGAACTGGAGAAGCCCCTCCACTTTCCCCCGAAATCAAAGCCCCGGACAGGAGGGCAGGAAGAGCCGTTTCTGCCAtggcaggggacagaggaggcAGCAGCTCAGGTAAAGGCATCTTAGCCCAGTGAGTGGCCATGGAACCACCCCACCACCACACCAGCAGATTTCTGGTATTTCTCGGAAATGTGGGCCATGCTGTCTTCTATTCCACATGAGGAAACAGTTCCCCCTGGGTTCTACCAAAGAGGAAACGAGGCACAGAGGGTCAGGAGAGAGGGAGCCAGTCAGCTTGAGAAATGTCAAGAGTCAAAGAGTGAAAGCCCCAGCTTTCCCACCTTCCACTCCTATGCTCTGTCCTCGGGGTCTGCCTCTGACCACTACGATGACCACGATGGGATCCTAGAAGTGAGGATGAACAGGGGTAGGATTCTGGAAAAACCCCCCCACAAGCCTTTGGGAAGAATGTGGGCACTGTGGCAAGTCCCTCTCTCAGGCCAGTCCCCTCGCTTTCCCTCTCCGCCCCTTCAGTAAAGCTTCTCCTTCATGTGAGTCCTCTGATGGGTAatgaaattggagctgttgctgaaGCCTTTGCCGCACTCGGGGCATTTGTAGGGCTTCTCCCCCGTGTGGATTCGCTGGTGTATGATGAGGACTGAGTTCCAGCTGAAGCCCTTCCCGCACTCGGGACACCTGTACGGCTTGTCCCCCAAGTGGGCCCTCTGGTGCATGACCAGGATGGAGCCCCGGCTGAAGCTCTTGCCGCACATGAGGCATTTgtagggcttctcgcccgtgtggGTCCGCTGGTGCACCACCAGCTGCGAGCGCTGGCTGAAGCCCTTCCCGCACTCGCTGCATTTgtagggcttctcgcccgtgtggaTCCGCTGGTGCTTGATGAGGTTGGAGCTCCAGCTGAAGCTCTCCCCGCACGTCAGGCACTCGTAGGGCTTCTCCCCCGTGTGCATCCCCTGGTGCGCGATCAAGCTGGAGCTCTGGCTGAAGCTCTTGCCGCACTCGCCGCACTTGTAGGGCTTCTCCACCAGGTGCGTCCGCCGGTGCGTGGCCAGGTTGGAGCTGCGGCTGAAGCTCTTGCCGCACTCACCGCACTGGTAGGGTTTCTCTCCCGTGTGAGTTCTCCGGTGGGTGATGAGCGCCGAGCTCTGGCTGAACCTCTGCCCGCAGTCGGGACACTTGTAGGGCTTCTCCCCCGTGTGGATCCTCTGGTGCCTGATGAGGTTGGAGTTGTAACTGAAGCTTTCGCCGCATTCTTTGCACTCGTAGGGCTTTTCGCCCGTGTGGATGCCCTGATGCGTGTTGAGGCTGGACCGGTTCCCGAAGCTCTTCCCGCACTCGGGGCACGAGTagggcttctccccagtgtgaGTCCGCTGGTGGGCAATGAGGTTGGGGCTCCGGCTGAAACTCTTGCCGCACTCCGCgcactgaaagggcttctccccCGTGTGGATCCTCTGGTGGGTGATGAGGTTGGCGCTCCGGCTGAAGCTCTTCCCGCAGTCCCGGCACTTGTACGGCTTCTCCCCCGTGTGAGTAGTCTGGTGTCTACTGAAGTTGGAACCATCGCTAAAGCTCTTTCCGCACTCGTCGCATTTGTAGTATTTCTCTCCTGTGTGGGTCCGCTCGTGCGTGATGAGGTGGGACTTCCGGCTGAAGGTTTTCCCACACTGGGGACATTCATAGGGCTTCTCACCCAGGTAGGTACCCTGAAGGCCTATGAgctgcccagcctccctgccctggggtGGCACCTCCCCACGGTCCTCCCGGGGGGCACGTCCCCGGGCCCCCCAGGAGCCACAGTGTCTCTCCAGGTCACTTTCCCAGTCAGCCTGTGGGATGCCTCCCCCATCAGGCAATTCTGAGAACACCACATGTGATTCCACGTCCTCAAAGATATCTTGGTTAGAGTTCTCCCCGTTTTCACTCTGGATCTCAAAATCTGAAACAATGAAGACAAACGTGCAATTTATACTCAACTTCCTACAATGATGAGAAAAGGAAgccaaaggggaaattaaaaaaaaaattaaacttctagGGAAAATAAAGAGGCTAGAGAaccctgaaaacttttttttttttaaagagaggttTGTTTCCTTCTAATTTGTTACCCAATTGGTTAGGCCTCCCCTCTTTGTGGTGATCACCCAAAATTTCTAAGTCTTAGAGATATATGTTCTGTGTCTCTACCTGTTTCTCCACTGGGAAATGAGGTCAAGTGGAAATGTGAAAATCCTCATCAAAGGAAAGCCACAGGCTATATAATCTCCAGTACTCACCAAGCTGCCTGATACTTAGCAGGtgctcagttaaatttttttaaattgaagtgtagttgatttacagtattgtgtcagtTTCAAGTGTAttgaatggtgattttttttttttttaaagattctacacaAGCGATTATCATATATTGGTCTTTGGCTGGcatcatttagcatgataatctctaggtccatctatgttgctgggaatggcattatttcattttttttaatagctaaataatattccattgcttgtgtgtgtgtgtgtgtatctcatcTTTATCCATgatcagtcaatggacatttaggttgcttccatgtcttggctattgtaaacagtgctgtgatgaacaccggggtgcatgtagcttttcagattatagttttctctgttgCTCAACtaaatttgatgaatgaatgaatttcttaTTGGTGCCACAGAATCTTCCCTAAAGCTCAGTCTCCTTTCAAATGGAGCTTATACAATAATTTTGTGCATTAAaatacatcttggagttcccactgtggcacagtgggtggacagtctgactgcagtggctcaggtcactgcagaggcacgagTTCGATACCTGGACcttgtgcagtgagttaaaggatggtgttgctgcagctgtggcgtaggtcacaactgtggctcaaattcaatccctggcccagaaacttccatgtgtcttgAATATGGCCATAGAAAGGTCTAGTGTTTATAATCATATTCGCTTTTAAGTAAGACAGACAAGGTGACAAGACACCTGCCATAAGGACTCCATCTGCAGTGGGAACCTATAGATAGACCTCCTGTCAGTAAGACAAAATACCTACCTTCCTGAGACTTGTCAAACTTTCTACCTAGCAAACATTTGGGTGAAACACATCATGAGAGAGGACTACTGGAAGAATATGCATTCCCTTCCTTAAATGAGAGACTCTGAAGTCTAtccccgggagttcccattgtggctcagtggtaaagaacctgactaggattcataaggatgtgggttcgatccccggccttgctcagtgggttaaggatccggcactgccgtgagctgtggtgtaggttgcagacatggcttgaatccagcgtttctgtggctgtggcctaggccagcagctacagctccaattcgacctctagcctgggaacttccatatgctatgggcgtgcctaaaaaaataaagtctacccTGGGATTAAGCCAGAACATTGGAGAGCTGTGAGCCTGGATCACACTATTCTGATGCCAGCAGAACTGTGTTCACTGAACTGCCTGTTGGTTTAATGGCCCTGGCTCACATGGATGAACATCTAAGAAGTGTCATTAGAACTTAATGGCTGTCAGGAACATTAATGCTACCAGGAAATTGTTGATGACATTGTTTATACCTTGTAATATCCTCTTGATGAGCCAGAGGAGGGAATTTCACTCTGATGGAAATATCAAAAGGAACTGTTCTCCTGAATAATCTGTGTCTGCCTCAGGCCCTGAGTGTGGCTCCCTTGTTGCCTTGCCTGCTTGGAAGCTTGGAGTCAAAAGCTCAGAGTAGGattggtgtaggccggaagcaacagctccgattagacccctagcctgggaacctctgtatgcctcgggtgcagccctaaaaggaaaaaagacaaaagacaaaaaaaaaaaaaaaaaaaggtcagagcaGGAATACTGGATATTTTTACAGCAtgctatttgtgtgtgtgtgtttttcttttagggccgtacccacagcacatggaggtttccaggctaggggtcaaatcgtagcatATACAGAAGTCAATGCTTTCATTAATAAAGATGATAGCCTTATTATTATAAGACCTAACATTAGATATTAGACCTCCTGAGAATGTAGTTCCATCCATAATAATAATTAGCAGAGTTATTACAAAGTCCTAGTGACATTTCCATGGTTAATGCTGATTAACTATTTGAGGTTAGGTGCTCAATTCGCTGATTATTAGTCTCTATAAGTTAAAGTAAATTTCCATGTATACACATGATAAAACGTGGCAGGTGTCTCTCAGGTAGGACTTAGGTTTTGCTCATGCCTTTAATCAATATAAGATCGTATTTAAACTTGCAAATAAGCAAATTTACATTTCATGCTCACACTAACATATATGCTGCTGGGAATCTGCAGTCCTCTGGTCCCCCCTCCCATAGATCTCCAGGGGATGGAGGACGGCATGAGGGGCACCAGCAAGCTCCAGCTTGGCTAGGGCCAGGGATTCTGTGCTTCCTTCATGCCCTACGAGGCTGTTCTTTTGCAAATTTCTAGCATAGAGCTCTGCTGTcgtatctcttctcttctctttttttttggtcttttctagggccgcacacgcagcatgtggaggttcccaggctaggggtctaattggagctgtagctgcccagcctatgccacagccacagcaacgcaggatccgagccaagtctacaacctacaccacagctcaacgccggatcctcagcccactgagtgaggccagggatcgaacccgcaacctcaatgttcctagtcggatttgttaaccactgagccccgacgggaactcccatatctctTCTATAAGGACCTCCAGACTGAGGCCCTGATTCATTTTCTTCAGGCAAACATGACTCCAAACCCTTTTGTGATGACTTCAATAGTTGTTCTCTTCTGAATAGGGAAAACAGTTAATGAGGTTTTTCACCTTAAATCAGAAGAACTGCTATGTTCCTGGCTGAGCtcagaaggagcagaaagaaaaaaacaacaacaaaaagtcaaacTTTGTTTTCAGTGAGATTAGAGGGAGATGAATTTGCAGGCAACAAAATACGCAtaaggacttccaaaactagcAGAGACTGGCAGAAGCCAATGAGGGAAAAAGTGAAGAGAACAGCTTGGAAAGtaggaggaagggggtggggggggtgctgggaAGGGGGCTTGCAGGCAGTGTATCTCAAAAAGCTCAGGCAGAAAATAAGTTCCTGCGGGTCAGGGGCTCACCCTCAAGGGCACGGGTGCATTTGGGGACTGGGGTAAGTCTGTGGTTTAGAGAAGCAAGGGAGGTAAGGCTACAATTAGAATCATAAGGATGAGCCATGTACGCAGGaagctttctgttttcttctctctcttttttttttttgtctttttgccttttctagggccacactcgtggctcatggaggttcccaggctaggggtccagtcagagctgcagccactggcctacaccagagccacagcaacgcgggatccaagccgtgtctgcgacctacaccacagctcacggcaacactggatccttaacccactaagcaaggccagggatcgaacccacaaccccatggttcccagtcggattcgtcaaccactgagccacgatgggtactcccactttctgtttctataaagcAGAGGAGAGACCCTTGACTCCCACACACGAATCATGGGAAGTACTGCTATTGAGAACTGTGACCACTTTTCATCCCTACAAAATGTTAAGTGAAGCAACCACTTCTATGAGGGAAGACCCAAAGTAGTTGATGAAGAGACAATAGAAAGAGAGGAAATGCGAGCTGGGAAGAAGGGAACAAATCCAGAGAAACGAGGACAAGATGGGGAGGAACACAAAGGAAAACAGGCGCCTTGGAAAcacaggaagaggaaaggagaacgTGAGAAAAGCAATGACGGGAGATGGAAACAAAGATGGACTatggattttccattgtggctcagtagaaatgaacccagctagcatcaatgaggatgtgggtttgatccctggccttactcagtgggttaaggatccagagctgctgcgagctgtggtgtaggttgcagatgtggctcggatctggtgttgctgtggctgtggcataggccagcagctctggc encodes the following:
- the ZSCAN2 gene encoding zinc finger and SCAN domain-containing protein 2 translates to MMASEVPRVTTPLSPLVQVPQEEDEQEEEVATMILEDDSWVQEAVLQEDGPDSEHFAQSAGKGSPHEEGAGGPQGALGRLRELCRRWLRPEVHTKEQMLTMLPKEIQAWLQEHRPESSEEAVALVEDLTQTLRDSDFEIQSENGENSNQDIFEDVESHVVFSELPDGGGIPQADWESDLERHCGSWGARGRAPREDRGEVPPQGREAGQLIGLQGTYLGEKPYECPQCGKTFSRKSHLITHERTHTGEKYYKCDECGKSFSDGSNFSRHQTTHTGEKPYKCRDCGKSFSRSANLITHQRIHTGEKPFQCAECGKSFSRSPNLIAHQRTHTGEKPYSCPECGKSFGNRSSLNTHQGIHTGEKPYECKECGESFSYNSNLIRHQRIHTGEKPYKCPDCGQRFSQSSALITHRRTHTGEKPYQCGECGKSFSRSSNLATHRRTHLVEKPYKCGECGKSFSQSSSLIAHQGMHTGEKPYECLTCGESFSWSSNLIKHQRIHTGEKPYKCSECGKGFSQRSQLVVHQRTHTGEKPYKCLMCGKSFSRGSILVMHQRAHLGDKPYRCPECGKGFSWNSVLIIHQRIHTGEKPYKCPECGKGFSNSSNFITHQRTHMKEKLY